The segment CTCCTTTCCACTCatgtctttatattttccttctCATGATCCGGATCAAAGGTTCTCCAGAcgttctgcaggttttctgtCTGAAGACCAGTGGAGAACAGAATCAGTTGTTTCAGTCCTAAAGTAAACATGATCTGGAAGTCGTGTTTTTAGGTGAATGGAAACATTCATGTGGCCACGAAGGAGCAGAactccagttttctgttttcagctcctCAGGTAAAGAAACGAGAACAGATGGAGTCTTTGTTCCTGATTCAGATCACAGGCAGAACCCACAGAAACTGGAGAACCGCTGACAGGAACGTCTGGATCGTTAGAAGGAATAATAAAGGAACGGACTGCTGCAGCTGAcggttctgttgggttctgtTGGGCTCCTGGAGACCAGAATAAACCCTCAGAAACCTTCTCTGCAGCAGCCCGAGCCGggtcctggttctgacccggtttGTTTCCTCCACAGCGGTTAAATTATGGACTGATCTCGCCTGGTCACGTGACTGATTGTTGGTACGACCTCAAACATCAGGCGCCGGTCCAAAAGGTACCGAAAGATGCTGGAAGGACCTTCAGCCCACAAAGCATCATGGGAAGTTTAACCAGACTTGAGCCGAATCAGGCTTTGAGTTTCAAAGAGCAGCAGAATGAAACCTGAACCTGGTTCTGAAGAAGCAACAACTGGACCACCGGTTCTGGTGGGTGATCTGCAGGTTCTGGGTTCTGCCCGAACTGTCAGACCCGCCTGAAGCTGCTGGAGTTCCTGGTACCGAGTCgatgaagcagcagctgttcCTCCTGGCTTTACTTGATCAGTGAACATTTTAGAACtgtaacgtgtgtgtgtgtgtgtgtgtgtgtgtgtgttcgggtTGTGGAGTGAAAACCTGCAGAACGGTACCGCTGTGGACTTCAGACGAGATGTAATTAAAGAACTTTGAGTTTCTCTGAGATCCtgaagattttcttttctttctgaaaccATCGAAGGAAAATAAGAACATGTCTGATGTAAGAACACTCAGGGGGTCGTagattaaaagctgaaaaaaaccACCGACTGCCGCTCACTTTGTTTCACACAcgctcttattgtgaaaatcCCACCTCTAACAggatcaaacaggaagtccagaCTGACNNNNNNNNNNNNNNNNNNNNNNNNNNNNNNNNNNNNNNNNNNNNNNNNNNNNNNNNNNNNNNNNNNNNNNNNNNNNNNNNNNNNNNNNNNNNNNNNNNNNCTGACGTTCTGTAGGAGAACTACAGAACCAGACCAGGTTCTGGTCCTCAGTCGCTCAGAGAGGACAGCAGCAGCGATGAAGAGTGTCTtcgaggaggaagatgaggaacTCGTCCATCGGCCTGCAGGTGAGTCTGTCCAGGTGTCTCCTGAGACACGTGTCCTCAGGGACGAGTTCTTCAGCTCAGAACGGTGAAACCTCAGGAAGGATTGTGAGATTCTGCAGCCTTTGATGTTTCCTGTTAAACAAATGAAGAAGAATTAAAGatgaatgcttgtcgcccgccgcctgtcCTGCCAGATTAAAGTCCAACCTTCAAAGATCAGAAGCTCAGGGTTCGAATGAAtcagtttaactttttatttacttttattttaggccttttatgttattaatattattattttaatcttttctccATGTTGGGAAATAAAATCTGCCTTCTGTTCTCCAGGAAGTGGATGTTCtcctcctggttctggttctgctgacgTGTTGGAGGATGAGGAGTTCCTCCCCGATGAAGCCGATCAGATGTCAGCGGCAGGAGGCGGGGCTTGTGTGAGGATGAGGATGGTGGAGGTCTTCCTCAGCTGCTTATAACCAGCTGCTGAGGCtgaagatgaggatgaggatgaagatgatgtgATGGTGGCTCCGAGCGGCTGCAGCTCCAACATCAGCGGTAAGAGATCATCAGATCAGGAACGTAGaactttagatgtttttaaatgatttctctttaaactttcagcatcaaagtaaaaaaacttaaaaaatgtaaaatcctGAATATTTTCCTGagttaattaaataaacttaaataagaaaattactCCAAGGTTTGAGataataatacatttataaaaagatttaatcttttcaaaataaaagccaagtgtttgtgtgaatcaGTTTCTGCTCAGATTCTCATTTGTTGCTTTCATGCAGATATTTTTAACACGTCCagattttataacttttaattttaatctttgAAGCTCATAAAACttattctgatgttttttaaagtaatttagataaatgaacagattttattaatctgagctcagaaagttttctttttatagcaacagaaaatataaatgaaaaacattcagCATTAATTACAGTCAGGGGTGaagttttatgactttatttataaaaaacgAGTTTATGATGGAAGCAGAATCTGTGAAACTGTtggtgtttgaaataaaacctggtaaataaattaagttttaagaagaaagatttaaaagatttgattgtttttttcttcacaaactgACCTGGAAGCAGTTTTCATAGATCAGTCTGAGcagattttaagtttaaaactttatcatcTGATCCAGAATAAAACGTTTTTTAGAGTTTATCCTTCAAAGCTGacgtctgtttgttttagggaACATGGCGCCCACACCTGAGCTCCACCTCAACTCTTCCACTTGGCTCCGCCCCCACGGGAACGCCTCCTCCCAGCCTCCAATCAGAGCCCTGTACCCATGGAGCACTGCTCAGCTGATCCTCATCGTCATGGTAACGGGCTCCCTGAGCGTGCTGACCGTCCTGGGCAACACGCTCGTCATCCTGTCCATCAAGGTGAACCGTCACCTGCGGACGGTCAACAACTACTTCCTGCTGAGCCTGGCGGCGGCCGACCTGCTCATCGGCGCCGTGTCCATGAACGTGTACACGCTGTACCAGCTGCGGGGCCGCTGGCCCCTGGGGGCCCTGCTCTGCGACATGTGGCTCGTCCTGGACTACGCCGTGAGCGGCGCCTCCGTCCTGAACCTGCTGCTCATCAGTCTGGACCGGTACCTCTGCCTGACGCGGCCGCTGAGCTACCCGGCGTGGCGGACGGGCCGCGTGGCCGGCCTGATGATCGGCGCCATCTGGCTGCTGTCCTTCGTCCTGTGGACCCCCGCCATCCTGTGCTGGCAGCACGTGGGGGGTCGGCGAGCCGTCCGTGACGGGAAGTGTTACACCCAGCTGCTGGCCAACCCGGCCGTCACCCTGGGAACGACGGTGCCGTCGTTTTACCTGCCGGCGCTCGTCATGATGGGACTGTATGGCCGCCTGTCGGCCGCCAGCCACCGCAGGCTGAGCACGCTCAGGACCTCCAGCCCCTCCATTAAAGACCTCCTCCTGAAGCGGCGCGCGGGCTCGGACCGGCCTCGGAACCACAGGAGAGCGTCCATGGTGGAGACGGCGGGCGGCTGGAGACACCTGGTAGGTGcagctcacttcctgtttgtgagaACGCTTCGTCTGACTTTAAATTACttctgttagtttataaatcactgatcGGCTCAGCACCTCGGTCCATTAaaggtctggttctggttctggttctggtctgcatccccagaaccagaaccagacccagaagcagaaccaaacatggagatgcagcattcagcttctctgcaccaacagaaacactgagttcCTGTTGAACCAGAACAACTGGAACCTGATGTGTTCTAGTCTCTCAGTCGGTGACAGGAAGTAGTTTTTTTGATGTAAAGCCCTTTGAACTGACTCGGCGGTCTGTGACCCGTCTGTCTCCTCAGCAGCGCCTGTCTCGCGCCGCCTCGTACCATGCCGGAGACGAAGACTCCTCGTCCAACACCGACCCGCATGGCACGGCCTCAGCGGCGTTCTCCTCCTGTCCCAGCTTCAGGTCTCAGGAGAGGAGGCGGCGGCGGGTCGTAGCGAGGGAGAGGAGGGTCACCAACACCATCCTGGCCATCCTGCTGGCCTTCAGCCTCACCTGGACGCCGTACCACGTCATGGCCGTCGTCGCTGCCTTCTGGCACGTCCAGATCCCCGGCGCCCTGTGGGACACGGGCTACTGGCTGTGCTACGTGAACAGCGCCATCAACCCGTGCTGCTACTCGCTGTGCAACGTCACCTTCAGGAAAACCTTCTGCAGCCTCCTGCGCTGCCACGGCGGGAAGCCGGCGGGAAGCCGCCTTGACGCCGCGgcggggaggggaggggagccGCCCTGACGCCGCGGCGGGAAGCTTTTCTATAGAAAATCTTTCAATCGATTCAGAAGTTTCTGATGGAAgcccttttttctgtttagattttTGCTGCAGGTTTAAAAAGTCGAGTCCCGTCTTCTGGATAAAAGACGAAACGTCCAGAAGACGGGACTCGACTTTCCTGCGTCCTGCGTCCTGCAGGCTGTTCTTCAGTTTGGATTTattggttaaataaaaacagaaacagtttcaccaaaacaatgtacagcatttatttgtggttttgtaCAAATCTGATCAATAATCTGTTCCAAAaagtttcttttgtctttaaacctGATCAGGAGGAAGAAGTGTTAAACTATCAGCTACTGGTGGGAGTTATTTCATCTAAGAAAGCTTTAATCCAAATAAACGAGAAGAAAAACAGACGTGGGAGGAGGcgaagcagctgaagcagccGAAGGAGGCGAAGGAGGCGAAGCAGCCGAAGGAGCCGAAGGAGCCGAAGGAGCCGGAGGAGTGTCGCTTCGATTGTTCTGCTTCATCCTTCAGTTGGACTTTTTCTctcctggaaacaaaaacatgtcagagttCGACCCGTTTGACTGCAGGTTCTGTGTTGAATGACTCCAGGtctcacctttgaccttggGCTTGTGGGAACACGGTTTGGACACCTTGACGGTGGTCTGACACTCAGCGTTGTACAGCGCTCGTTTCAGGGTTCCGGACCGGGTCTTGGTGTTGGTGGCGGCGTCGCAGGAACTCCACGGGCTGAACTTGTACTTACAGTCACCTGGAAAACATCAGAACCAGAAAGTTCTAACGATCCGCTTCAGAAACAGGTGAACAACATCAAAATGGACCCGAAGGAACCGGATCAATGAGTTTAATTAAATCAGTCAATCACTGGTTCTGATCcggttttagtagtttagtttaatttgatgatttaattttgtgttgtattttatttttctttattttaatatttaagttttatttatgcaatATTTTTCGATCTTTATGAGCTATTATTGGTTGTACTTTAGTTATTTTAATACatcttagtttattttattggattagtttttctttcttgatctgattttattagttttattttgtatcatttttttttttaaagtttttaagttttctggTCAAACTTCTCTGATGCGTCGCCACCTTTTGGCCACCAGGTGTCGCCACACCTCAAATTCCTCCTTTAAATGAGTTTAAGGAGTTAAAAGATGTAAAGATGTCTCTTCAGGACTTTGGGGTCAGAGGAGGAGGACCAGGAGAGTCTCCTGGTCTCAGGTCTTTGTGGGACTTACTGATGTCCTTCTTCCAGTTGCAGGGGATCCTGCAGTGGATCTTCTCGGTCTGGTCCTTACACGTGGCCTCCCTCAGACCGTCCCCACAGTCTCTGTGTTCCGGGACACATTTCCCGTATCGGGTCTCTGCGGCGGAACACTCGGAGGCGGGGCGGGTTTTATCGTGCTTTCCAcctgcagagcagagaaaccatcaaactgagctgcagatgttcatcaGAACATCCTGTTCCTGGACAGAAAATGTCTTCATGTCCTCCTGATGAATCTAAgagacaaactgcagcaaaaacaaaaacaggttggagaggtgaggaggaggagcagggaggagagGATGGAGACAGGAGGACGTTTataggaggaggagcaggaactTCAGCTGGTCCTGCTGCAGGTTTATGGATGAAGATCTCACCTTTGTGATGTTTGGATCTTCTGTTGGCCTCAGCTGTGAAggccaggaggaggaggagcgtcACACAGAACAAACTTCTCATCCTGCAGAGATGGAAACACTCAGAGTCAccgaggagcaggaggaggagcaggaggagcacaGTGACAGTTCACATCATCACAGGCTTCCACCAACCCTGTTTACATGTGGACAGATGTACAGTGTNNNNNNNNNNNNNNNNNNNNNNNNNNNNNNNNNNNNNNNNNNNNNNNNNNNNNNNNNNNNNNNNNNNNNNNNNNNNNNNNNNNNNNNNNNNNNNNNNNNNNNNNNNNNNNNNNNNNNNNNNNNNgggggggggggggggggattactGCAGAGCTTAAAGTGCTCCAGAACAAAGGGGTCAGGGGGCCCCGGGGGGGTCAGGGGGGGCCGGGGCCCGAGCCTCTGGAGCCACTCAGTCAGAttcagagacaa is part of the Kryptolebias marmoratus isolate JLee-2015 linkage group LG11, ASM164957v2, whole genome shotgun sequence genome and harbors:
- the chrm4b gene encoding muscarinic acetylcholine receptor M4, translated to MVAPSGCSSNISGNMAPTPELHLNSSTWLRPHGNASSQPPIRALYPWSTAQLILIVMVTGSLSVLTVLGNTLVILSIKVNRHLRTVNNYFLLSLAAADLLIGAVSMNVYTLYQLRGRWPLGALLCDMWLVLDYAVSGASVLNLLLISLDRYLCLTRPLSYPAWRTGRVAGLMIGAIWLLSFVLWTPAILCWQHVGGRRAVRDGKCYTQLLANPAVTLGTTVPSFYLPALVMMGLYGRLSAASHRRLSTLRTSSPSIKDLLLKRRAGSDRPRNHRRASMVETAGGWRHLQRLSRAASYHAGDEDSSSNTDPHGTASAAFSSCPSFRSQERRRRRVVARERRVTNTILAILLAFSLTWTPYHVMAVVAAFWHVQIPGALWDTGYWLCYVNSAINPCCYSLCNVTFRKTFCSLLRCHGGKPAGSRLDAAAGRGGEPP
- the mdkb gene encoding midkine b yields the protein MRSLFCVTLLLLLAFTAEANRRSKHHKGGKHDKTRPASECSAAETRYGKCVPEHRDCGDGLREATCKDQTEKIHCRIPCNWKKDISDCKYKFSPWSSCDAATNTKTRSGTLKRALYNAECQTTVKVSKPCSHKPKVKGEKKSN